The following proteins are co-located in the Papaver somniferum cultivar HN1 unplaced genomic scaffold, ASM357369v1 unplaced-scaffold_128, whole genome shotgun sequence genome:
- the LOC113331774 gene encoding tubulin alpha-2 chain: MRECISIHIGQAGIQVGNACWELYCLEHGIQPDGQMPSDKTVGGGDDAFNTFFSETGAGKHVPRAIFVDLEPTVIDEVRTGTYRQLFHPEQLISGKEDAANNFARGHYTIGKEIVDLCLDRIRKLADNCTGLQGFLVFNAVGGGTGSGLGSLLLERLSVDYGKKSKLGFTVYPSPQVSTSVVEPYNSVLSTHSLLEHTDVAVLLDNEAIYDICRRSLDIERPTYTNLNRLVSQVISSLTASLRFDGALNVDVTEFQTNLVPYPRIHFMLSSYAPVISAEKAYHEQLSVAEITNSAFEPSSMMAKCDPRHGKYMACCLMYRGDVVPKDVNAAVATIKTKRTIQFVDWCPTGFKCGINYQPPTVVPGGDLAKVQRAVCMISNSTSVAEVFSRIDHKFDLMYAKRAFVHWYVGEGMEEGEFSEAREDLAALEKDYEEVGAESAEGDDGDDGDEY, translated from the exons ATGAGAGAGTGCATTTCAATTCACATTGGTCAAGCTGGTATTCAAGTTGGAAATGCGTGCTGGGAACTTTACTGCCTCGAGCATGGCATCCAG CCTGATGGCCAAATGCCCAGTGACAAGACTGTTGGCGGAGGAGATGATGCATTCAACACCTTCTTCAGTGAAACTGGTGCTGGAAAGCATGTCCCTCGTGCAATTTTTGTAGATCTTGAACCCACTGTCATTGATGAAGTAAGAACTGGAACATACCGTCAACTCTTCCACCCTGAGCAACTCATCAGCGGCAAAGAAGATGCTGCCAACAACTTTGCCCGTGGACACTACACAA TTGGCAAAGAGATTGTTGATCTCTGCTTGGATCGTATTCGTAAGCTTGCTGACAACTGTACCGGTCTGCAAGGTTTCCTAGTCTTTAATGCAGTTGGTGGAGGTACTGGTTCCGGATTGGGGTCACTTCTTTTGGAACGTCTTTCAGTTGATTATGGAAAGAAGTCAAAGCTTGGTTTCACTGTGTACCCATCACCCCAGGTCTCCACCTCTGTTGTTGAGCCTTACAACAGTGTCCTCTCAACCCACTCTCTCCTCGAGCACACTGATGTTGCTGTGCTCCTCGACAATGAGGCTATCTATGATATCTGCAGGCGCTCGCTTGACATTGAACGCCCTACCTACACCAACCTTAACCGTCTTGTATCTCAG GTGATTTCATCCCTCACAGCCTCATTGAGGTTTGATGGTGCCTTGAATGTTGATGTGACTGAGTTCCAGACCAATTTGGTCCCATATCCTAGAATCCACTTCATGCTTTCATCCTATGCCCCAGTCATCTCAGCTGAGAAGGCCTACCATGAGCAGCTTTCAGTTGCTGAAATCACTAACAGTGCCTTTGAGCCTTCATCTATGATGGCCAAGTGTGATCCTCGCCATGGAAAATACATGGCTTGTTGTCTGATGTACCGTGGTGATGTTGTTCCCAAGGACGTTAATGCAGCTGTTGCCACCATCAAGACTAAGAGAACTATCCAGTTTGTTGATTGGTGCCCAACTGGTTTCAAGTGTGGTATCAACTACCAGCCACCTACTGTTGTACCAGGTGGTGACCTTGCCAAGGTCCAGAGAGCTGTTTGCATGATCTCCAACTCCACCAGTGTTGCGGAGGTCTTCTCTCGCATTGACCACAAATTTGATCTTATGTATGCCAAACGTGCCTTTGTTCACTGGTATGTCGGTGAGGGTATGGAAGAAGGAGAATTCTCTGAAGCTCGTGAGGATCTTGCTGCTCTTGAGAAGGATTACGAGGAGGTTGGTGCCGAGTCTGCTGAGGGAGACGATGGAGATGATGGAGATGAGTACTGA
- the LOC113331721 gene encoding receptor-like protein kinase 7 yields the protein MSDNSLKFLHILFPLFFLCFSSHFSATKSDELQILLKLKSSFEKSNVFDTWVSGSSSSPCNFTGIHCNSNQNVTEISLSSNKLVGSLPLDSICQLQFLEKLDFGINSLSGSVSEDLQSCSKLTHLDLSGNSFTGSFPEFSALTELTFLNLNMSGFSGSFPWSSLNNLTNLEFLSVGDNPFDRAPFPVGVLNLKKVYWLYLTNTSIGGRIPDEIGNLLELENLELSSNNLHGEIPAEIVNLKNLWQLELFGNHLNGSLPFGFRNLTNLKNFDASANELEGDISELKFLNNLVTLQLFENNFSGEIPEEFGDFRYLVNLSLYTNKFTGTLPQSLGSCSDFDFIDASTNSLSGPIPPNMCKNGKMTALLVLENNFTGGIPDTYASCTSMNRFRVSNNSLTGVIPAGFWGLPNLDFLDLAMNQFQGPVTRDIGNAKLLTQLILNNNRFSGELPSEITKVSKLGVLDLSFNQLEGEIPSSIGELKKLANLFLQENMIIGEIPSSIGSCRSLNNIDLAGNSLSGAIPSSMGSLPSLIYLNLSGNKLSGEIPSSLSSLKFSLFDLTNNLLSGRIPDGLSTQAYKGSYSGNPNLCSSDADFLRPCSSGSGTSAQTRTIMSCFLAGITLLLVSLACFIFVKRRSGKDDDRSLKSDSWDLKSFHVLTFTEQEVLNCIKQENVIGKGGSGNVYKVSLDNGNIELAVKHIWKADSMGGRRSSTSMLMKRSGNMPEFDAEVATLSSIRHINVVKLYCSITSEDSSLLVYEYLPNGSLWDRLHTCRKMELDWETRYDIAIGAAKGLEYLHHGCDRPVIHRDVKSSNILLDEFFKPRIADFGLAKIVQANAPKDSTHVIAGTHGYIAPEYAYTYKVNEKSDVYSFGVVLMELVTGKRPIEPEYGDNKDIVYWISNKMTSKESVMDVIDSSIPEPIREDAVKVLRIAVLCTARLPSLRPSMRTVVQMLEDVEPPCRLVSIKIGKDVDTDSIKKSLSRKDSIKKENLF from the exons ATGAGTGATAATAGTCTTAAGTTCCTTCatatattgtttcctctgtttttCCTCTGTTTCTCATCACATTTCTCTGCAACAAAATCAGACGAGCTTCAAATCTTACTCAAACTAAAATcatcttttgaaaaatcaaatgtTTTTGATACCTGGGTTTctggttcttcatcttctccgtGTAATTTCACTGGAATTCATTGCAACTCCAACCAAAATGTCACAGAAATTTCACTCTCGAGTAACAAGCTTGTCGGTTCTCTCCCACTCGATTCCATCTGTCAGCTTCAGTTCCTCGAGAAACTCGATTTTGGTATAAACTCATTATCTGGTTCTGTCTCTGAAGATTTGCAGAGTTGTAGTAAGTTGACTCACTTAGATCTTTCTGGTAACTCATTTACTGGTTCATTTCCAGAATTCTCAGCTCTTACAGAACTAACTTTCTTGAATTTGAATATGAGTGGGTTCTCTGGTTCATTTCCATGGTCTTCTCTAAACAACTTGACTAACCTCGAGTTCTTAAGCGTCGGTGATAATCCTTTCGACAGAGCTCCGTTCCCTGTGGGAGTATTGAATCTTAAGAAAGTTTACTGGTTATATTTAACAAATACTAGTATCGGAGGAAGAATCCCGGACGAAATCGGAAATCTTCTGGAATTGGAGAATTTGGAACTTTCATCCAATAACTTACACGGAGAAATTCCAGCTGAGATAGTGAATCTGAAGAACTTATGGCAACTTGAACTGTTTGGTAATCATCTGAACGGAAGTTTACCGTTCGGCTTTAGAAATCTAACTAATCTCAAGAACTTCGACGCGTCGGCGAATGAACTGGAAGGTGATATTTCGGAATTGAAGTTTCTGAATAATTTAGTTACTTTACAATTGTTCGAGAACAACTTTTCAGGTGAAATTCCGGAAGAATTTGGTGATTTCAGGTATCTGGTAAATCTATCTCTATATACGAATAAATTTACGGGTACTTTACCGCAAAGTCTTGGTTCTTGTTCTGATTTTGATTTCATTGATGCATCTACAAATTCATTAAGTGGTCCAATCCCACCAAATATGTGCAAGAATGGTAAAATGACAGCATTACTTGTACTCGAAAATAATTTCACTGGTGGAATTCCGGATACCTATGCTTCTTGTACTTCAATGAATCGATTTCGTGTAAGTAATAATTCACTTACCGGTGTAATTCCAGCTGGGTTTTGGGGATTACCGAATTTGGATTTCCTTGATCTTGCTATGAATCAGTTCCAAGGTCCGGTTACACGTGATATCGGCAACGCCAAGTTACTCACTCAGTTAATTCTCAACAACAATAGATTTTCCGGAGAATTACCTTCAGAAATCACCAAAGTTTCAAAGTTAGGAGTACTGGATTTAAGCTTCAACCAATTAGAAGGTGAAATTCCGTCTAGTATCGGGGAACTAAAGAAACTTGCTAATttgtttttacaagaaaatatGATCATCGGTGAAATTCCAAGTTCGATAGGTTCTTGTCGATCACTAAACAATATTGATTTGGCGGGAAATTCTCTTTCGGGTGCAATTCCGTCAAGCATGGGTTCATTACCTTCATTGATATATTTAAATCTTTCGGGAAACAAACTTTCAGGCGAAATTCCGTCGAGTTTATCATCATTGAAGTTCAGTCTGTTTGACTTGACGAATAATTTATTATCCGGTCGAATACCCGATGGCCTCTCTACTCAAGCATACAAAGGAAGTTATTCTGGTAACCCGAATCTATGCAGTTCAGATGCTGATTTCTTAAGGCCATGTTCTTCGGGTTCTGGCACTTCGGCTCAAACCCGAACAATTATGTCTTGTTTCCTTGCTGGGATCACTTTGCTACTCGTCTCCCTGGCTTGTTTCATCTTCGTTAAAAGAAGGTCGGGTAAAGATGATGATCGGTCGCTAAAATCAGATTCTTGGGACTTAAAATCCTTCCATGTGTTGACGTTCACGGAGCAAGAAGTCTTAAATTGCATTAAACAAGAGAATGTGATCGGAAAGGGTGGCTCTGGGAACGTTTATAAAGTCTCACTGGATAACGGAAACATCGAGCTCGCTGTGAAGCATATCTGGAAAGCAGATTCCATGGGTGGTCGAAGAAGTAGTACTTCAATGTTAATGAAGCGTTCAGGAAACATGCCAGAGTTCGACGCGGAAGTAGCAACCTTGAGTTCGATACGACACATAAATGTGGTGAAACTGTATTGCAGTATTACCAGTGAGGATTCAAGTCTTTTAGTGTATGAATATCTACCTAATGGGAGTTTATGGGATCGGTTGCATACGTGCCGAAAGATGGAGCTTGATTGGGAAACAAGATATGATATTGCAATTGGTGCTGCCAAAGGCTTAGAGTACCTGCATCACGGTTGTGACAGACCAGTTATACATCGAGATGTTAAGTCCAGTAATATCCTCTTGGACGAGTTTTTCAAGCCTCGAATTGCTGATTTCGGGTTGGCGAAAATTGTTCAGGCTAATGCTCCCAAGGATTCTACTCATGTCATTGCCGGAACCCATGGATATATTGCTCCAG AATATGCATACACGTACAAGGTGAACGAGAAGAGTGATGTGTACAGCTTTGGAGTTGTATTAATGGAACTTGTAACCGGAAAACGACCGATCGAGCCAGAATACGGAGACAACAAAGATATCGTTTACTGGATATCAAATAAAATGACTAGTAAAGAAAGTGTCATGGATGTTATAGATTCAAGTATCCCGGAACCTATCAGAGAAGATGCAGTGAAAGTTTTGAGAATTGCTGTTTTGTGTACGGCTAGACTTCCTTCATTGAGACCTTCTATGAGAACTGTTGTTCAAATGCTTGAGGACGTCGAACCGCCTTGCAGATTGGTGAGTATCAAAATCGGCAAAGATGTCGATACCGATTCAATCAAGAAATCATTATCAAGAAAAGATTCAATCAAGAAAGAGAACTTATTTTAG